In a genomic window of Callithrix jacchus isolate 240 chromosome 22, calJac240_pri, whole genome shotgun sequence:
- the LOC144580946 gene encoding uncharacterized protein LOC144580946 isoform X2 — translation MVKKFSKRCPNFLFTLKLILGCIKQADPGPGRRAAKMPGDSESCETDSRWRCENNPGVKLSLDARRGDMDESGERHPQQTDTRTENETPHILTHRQVMKNENTWTQRGEY, via the exons ATGgttaaaaagttttcaaaaaggtGTCCAAACTTTCTTTTTACCCTCAAGTTGATACTAGGATGTATTAAACAAGCAGACCCAG GTCCTGGGAGACGCGCAGCCAAGATGCCAGGAGACTCTGAAAGCTGCGAAACA gactcaagatggcgctgtgagaacaacccaggagtgaagctctcgctggatgcacggagagg ggacatggatgaatctggagaacgtcatcctcagcaaactgacacaagaacagaaaatgaaacaccacatattctgactcataggcaggtgatgaaaaatgagaacacatggacacagagaggggagtactaa
- the LOC144580946 gene encoding zinc finger protein 429-like isoform X1, with product MHGEVTCSHFAEDLLPEQDIKDSFQKVTLRRYDKCGHENLQLRKGCETVGNGQLHKGRYTAPNQCLTPTQNKMYQCDIYVQLLYTFLNSGRYKIGHTGKKPFQCKKCGKLFCRLSQLTQHKVIDVRENTYRCKEFGNACNQSSTITNHKRIHTGEKPYKCKECGKAFNHYSTLTTHKRIHTGEKP from the exons atgcacggagagg ttacatGTTCTCATTTTGCTGAAGACCTTTTGCCAGAGCAAGACATAAAAGATTCTTTCCAGAAAGTGACACTGAGGAGATATGATAAATGTGGACATGAGAATTTACAGTTAAGAAAAGGCTGTGAAACTGTAGGTAATGGGCAGCTACACAAAGGACGTTACACTGCTCCTAACCAATGTTTGACACCAACCCAGAACAAAATGTATCAATGTGATATTTATGTACaacttctttatacatttttaaattcaggtaGATATAAGATAGGACATACTGGAAAGAAACCTTTCCAATGTAAAAAATGTGGCAAATTATTTTGCAGGCTTTCACAACTGACTCAACATAAGGTAATTGATGTTAGAGAGAATACTTACAGATGTAAAGAATTTGGCAATGCCTGTAATCAGTCCTCAACCATTACTAACCAtaagagaattcacactggagagaaaccctacaaatgtaaagaatgtggcaaagcattTAACCACTACTCAACCCTTACTAcccataagagaattcataccgGAGAGAAACCCTag
- the LOC144580946 gene encoding uncharacterized protein LOC144580946 isoform X3, producing MPGDSESCETDSRWRCENNPGVKLSLDARRGDMDESGERHPQQTDTRTENETPHILTHRQVMKNENTWTQRGEY from the exons ATGCCAGGAGACTCTGAAAGCTGCGAAACA gactcaagatggcgctgtgagaacaacccaggagtgaagctctcgctggatgcacggagagg ggacatggatgaatctggagaacgtcatcctcagcaaactgacacaagaacagaaaatgaaacaccacatattctgactcataggcaggtgatgaaaaatgagaacacatggacacagagaggggagtactaa